CGGTAAACTTATGATTGTCGTTTCGCAGTAAGTGATCGCCACCGCCTTTTAGAAATTCAGCATAAGGCGCTTCTGCATCAGGGATGCTACGCATGTTTGCATAGTTCAGTGAGTTGACGGGAATGGGACTGTTATTTACCAGGAAGCAATCCAGGTCACCATCTAAATCATAATCAAAGAAAGATGCATGGGTCGTATAACCATCATTGTCAAGACCATATTCAGCTGCCTTTTCGGTAAAAGTGAGGTTCTTGTTATTGATGTACAGTTTATTTTTTCTCAATGCTTTATTAAGCATATTTCCGGCGTTACATACATAAATATCAAGCCATCCATCTGCGTTAATATCAACGAAGACGACCCCTGTACTCCATTCATTGTTGTATGTTATTCCGGCTTTTGTAGTAATATCTTCAAACTTGAAGTCGCCTTTATTGAGATATAGTTTATTACTGCTTTGATTGGCCGTAAAGAAAACTTCAGGCAACCCATCATTATTTAAATCTCCGGTAGCTACTCCACCGCCGTTATAAAAATTACGGTACTTAAATACATTAAAAGACTCCGATTCTGTAAGTGTGTTTTTAAAATTGATATTCGAATCAGACACAAGTGAGTACAATGTCTTTTTACGATCATTCTTACAGGCTGTAATGCAAGCGCAACAAATAATTAATAACCAGATTCTATAGCGTATCATAGTATGCTAAAATAGTATAAATACCGGCTGGTATTGTTGAAGTATTGGATAATCTAAACATAAAAAAGCCGGTTCAAATTGAACCGGCTTTTGGAAATTATACGTTCTAACTGAATTAGTAACCTACGTTCTGCTTCAGATTAGGATTAGATGCTAAGGCAGTAGTTGGAATTGGATATACTGCTTTGTAAGCTTCTGATGCGTTTGGTCTTTCTTCAACAGGAGCGTTGAATCTTCCGAAACGAATCATATCTGTTCTTCTGTGACCTTCGAGGTAAAGTTCACGACCTCTTTCAGCCAATAATGAAGTCAATGTTACAGCTGTAAGTGGAGAAGCTCCTCTCAATGTACGGATGCTGTTTACAATGGTCAATGGTGTTTCACCATTTGCACCTGTTGTGCCGCCTCTCAGTAACGCTTCAGCTTTCATCAGACGAACGTCTGCAAAGCGAAGGAAAGGAAACTCATTCTGGCTGCCCCATGCACCATCATTGATTGTTGCTGGATCCAGAGGGAATTTATTTACACGAATACCGCTTGCTTCTCCGTTGAAGAAAATAGATGCAGTACGAGTGAAGACAAGTGGGTTACCACTTCTGTCATACAGATCACCGATTGGATCACCGATCACACCTGGCTCTTTAGGATTGCTAGGCTTAACAGGACCACGTGCTTGTCCAACAAGGAAACCAGCGTTAGAACCTACTAAGTTAGTATAACCAGCCAGCGGAGTTGATTTACGAACGTCAACATCTTCAAAGCTATCATAGAATTGAGACAGTGTTACGAAACCATTCCAGCTTGATGGACGTTGGTTGTAGTGCCAGCTTTGGCAAGTCTGCCAAACCAGGTTAGCACCGTTACCAGCTCTCGCATCACTTCCAGCTTTACGTACAAAGATGTTTTCAGAAGAAGCAGTACCGTTGTTCCATTTGAAGTTATCCCAGTATTGAGGGTCTAAGCTCAGGTTAACGTTAGCTGCAACCAGATTACAATATTCAATCACCTTGTTCATATCTGCTGGTGCAAAAGTGAATGGACCTGCAGGTGAAGCCGGATCTTGTTTGTAAACTGCTTTGTTCAGGTATGCTTTAGCCAATAAAGCCCAAGCTGCTTCTTTAGTAGCCTGACCTCTGTTGTTTCTGTCATAAGCTGGCAGGTTTGGTACTGCAGCTTCAAGTTCAGCGATCACCGCATCGATAGCAGCTGATCTTGTTAACACATCAGGAATTGCGTTTGCAGCTGCAGTTGCAGGACGTGTTTGAACTTGACCATAAATATCACATACCAGGAGACGGAAGAAAGCACGCAGGAACTGACCTTCAGCTTTTGTCAAGCCAGTAGCAGTTTCAGCCACCAAAGTTGTTTGGAAAAGTGCTCCGTTCAAACCATTCCAAGTATCATTGATCTGGTTATGATCAGGACCCCAGGTATGCAGGTGCAGACGACGCCATGTACCGAAGTCATCCCAGTCAGTACCACGTGTTGGGCCCATGATTTCATCGGTAGAGTGCTCTTGCAAGCCAAACCAGTTACCCTGGCCACCGGTTAATTGGTTTAATTGTTCATACACCGCTGCGATAGATGGTGGAGTTGGAGCTCCGCTACCGCTATTTGGTGCAATTGAGTTCGGTGCTTCCAGCTTTGGATCAAGCTTGGAGCAGGATACGGTAAGTGCAGCAACAGCAGCGACAACCGGTACAAACCTACTTTTTAGAATATTTTTCATTGCTTTCAGTATTTATTATTTAAAATCCAACATTTAAACCTACTGTAATGATCCTTGGTCTTGGATATTGAGTGTAGTCAAATCCGCGAGAAGGAATACCATTGATGTTTTTGTCAACATTCACTTCAGGATCGATGCCAGAGTATCCGGTAATCAACGCCAGGTTCTGACCTGATGCGAATACTGACATAGACTTGAAGAGGCTGTTTTTCTTCAGGTTAAATGCATAGCTCAGATTCACGTTTGCAAGACGGATGAAATCACCCTTCTCTAAGAAACGAGTTGAAACTGATCCAGGGTTAAATGGATTCTCAGGTCCGTTACCCACTTCATATGTTACGTTACGAGCGTTACGCAAGCTACCTTTCAGGAATAATGCGTTTGCTGTATTGTTATATACGTGGAAACCTGTGATAGCGTTCAAGAACACGCTCAAATTCCATCTGCCATATGAGAAATTATTGGTCAAACCGGCGAAGAATGTAGGCAATGCAGAACCAACCAGTCTGTTGGCAGCACCATTACCATAACGAGCGTTACCGTTACCGTCAAAGCCATTGAATACTGGCATTGACCAAGTAAAGATAGAAGATCCGTTGGTCAGGGTTTGTGCAAAGGCACCAGTCAGACCCTGTCCACTCACCGCACCAGTATTGATTGGTGTTGGAAGACCTTCGATATTGTTATTTACGGTTGTCATGTTATAGCTGATATCCCAGCTGAACTTCTTGCCTTGGATAGCACGATAGTTAACACTTGCTTCCCATCCTTTGTTGATTACTTTACCATCTAAATTAATCCACCAGTTAGCAGTCGGAGCAAAACCTCCCGGTGTTGGAGCAAAGAACAACATGTTGGTACGCTTGTTATTGTAGTAATCCAAGGTTACCGATAATCTTTTGTCTTTGGTAGTGAAATCAACTCCAAAGCCTGTAGTAGCTACTTCTTCCCATTTCAGGTCAGGATTACCCTGCTGGATGAAACGAGTAACAGGACCAGAACCTACATCAAATGTCTGCTGTAAGTTAAGGGCTGCATAAGAACCTAAGTTATCCTGGCTACCCAGTTTACCATAGTTCGCTCTGAAGCTCAGATCGCTAAGGAAACCTCCGAAGATGTTCTGCATCCAAGACTCTTCCAATGCTCTCCATTTGAAGGCAAAGGCAGGGAATGTTGCATAACGGTTGTTAGAACCGAATTTCGAAGATCCATCAGATCTTACTGTTACAGTCAAGAAGTATTTGTCGTTGTAAGTGTAGTTCAAACGACCGAATACAGATTGTAATTCGTTTTTGTCATATCCCGGAACAAAGTTTGCATAATTGGTAAATGCATTGTAATCTTTTACGAATACATCGTTAGGACCAGTAACCGGAGTTTTCAGTCCCCAACCAAATGAGGCATTGTAACGGTTTTCAAAACTCTGATAAGAATAACCTGCTATAGCATTGATAGCATGCTTCTCATTGAAAGTTTTATCATAAGTCAAATAATGCTCAACCAAGGTTGATTTGGTCTCCAGATTTTGTCTGGTTGTACGACCGTTACCTTGAATACCATTACCATAATCTTTACCGAATACGTTGATAGTACCGCCATAAGCGTTAGAACCCAAACGAGGATCAGCAAAAGAAGTTCTTTGAGATTTAGAATTATCTAAACCTAATACTACTTTATAGCTGAGGTCTTTTGTGATCTGGTAGCTTGCAGAGAAGTTACCCAGGAAACGATTGATATAATCGTTATCAGTGAAGTAAGCCAGCATCTGTGCAGGGTTACGCTGATCACCTGGCTGGTAGAAAGTACCATCTGAATTATAGATAGGGTTGGTTGGGTTGAACTGCAATGCAGCACCTAACAAACTACCCTGATAACCTGCGTTATTAGAAAGTGGCGCATAAGAGTTTTCTGTTCTTGACATGGTCATGTTAGCTTCCAACTTCAACTTATCGTTGAATAATTTTTGGCTAATGTTTGCGCGACCAGTTAATCTCTCAAGACCAGTATTCTTAATGATACCTTCCTGATTGTCATAAGAACCGCTCAAACGTACAGAAGTACCTTTGTTGCTCATTGACCAGCTTAAGTTGTGGTTCTGAGAAATAGCTGTTCTGAAGATCACATCTTGCCAATCAGTATTGGCACCTCTGTCGATACCTACTACAGCAGCAGCAGCAGCGTCAGGTGAAGCACCTCCGTCGATATTGGCTTTTTTAGCTGCCAATAAGAAATCTTGTGCATTCATCAAGTCATAACGACGAGCAGTTTGTGCAAGTGTAGTAGAAGCACCGTAAGAAAACACGCCACCTTTACCACCTTTACCTTGCTTGGTAGTGATCAAGATTACACCATTCGCACCTCTTGAACCGTAAATAGCAGCAGCAGATGCATCTTTCAGCACTGTAATGCTTTCGATATCTGTTGGGTTCAAAAAGATCAATGGGTTTTTAGCGGTTGTACCACCTTCAACACCACTTCCGTTGGTTCCCAATGTACCACCTTGAATCAGGGGCACACCATCAATAACGTACAATGGTTCCTGTGCACCACTGATAGAACCAGTACCTCTGATGTTAATGGTTGCAGCAGCTCCGGGCTCACCCGTAGAAGGTGTAACAAGCACACCTGCTGTACGACCCTGTAACAATTGCTCAGGAGAAGCGATCTGGCCTTTGTTGAAATCTTTTTCAGTAACACGAGAAACAGAACCAGTCACGTCTTTTGACTTTCTGGTACCGTAACCTACTACTACTACATCAGCAAGCGCATCCGCAGAAGCGGTAAGCGATACATTAGCAGTATTGGAGGCTGAAATGTTCACGTCAGCAGAAGCGTATCCAGCATAAGATACTGTTAGCGTTCTTGCCGATGAAGGAACAGTAATTTTAAAAGTACCATCTGCACCGGTTTGAGCACCAGTCGTTGATCCTTTTACTAACACAGAAGCACCTGCAAGAGGCGATCCGTCCTTTGAATCGGTTACTTTACCGGTAACCGTTTTTGTTTGTGCCTGCGCGAATAGGGTAAATACGCAAGCGAGTAAACCCACTAAAGCAGGCCTGACAAGCTTCGAAAGATTCATAAATGGCAGTTTATTGGTTATTAAGCGTGTACAAAGTACACATTTTTTTCAGAAACAAAATATTTTCTTAAAATTTTGTGAATCTGAGCCAACGTGTAAAATGCACTCCATTTCCAAGACCGTATTATCCCTAAAAAAGATGCACAATTCAGGAATTTTAAGGGCTTCAAAAGATTTTAAACTCGATTAATCGATAGATAATCAGTCATTTAGGTGTATTTACAGCATTTCCGCAAAGGTTTGCTGTGGAAATTTTCTTTACTTTTCCCTTTTAATTAGGCAATCGCATGACCAATACCACGCTGAAAAAAATATCAGAGATACTCGGTATTAGTATCTCAACCGTCTCACGTGCGCTGAAACACCATCCGGATATATCCGTAAAGACCCGCGAAAAGGTCATCGAACTGGCGCGTACACTGGATTATGAACCTAATGCCAATGCTGTTCAACTGAGAACGAAGAACAGTAGACTCCTGGGATTAATGGTGCCGACGATCTCCAATTACTTTTACGAAACCTTTATCGCTGCCGTAGAAGAGGATGCCAGAAAAAATGGCTACGCAGTTATGATCCTTCAATCCGGTAATGACCCATTGATCGAAGCTGAAAACCTGAAACTCTTCAGACAAAATCGGGTATCCGGTGTATTTGTTTGCCTAAGCTCGAATACAAAAGACATGAGCAGCTTTGAAAAAATGTATGAGCTAGAAATACCCGTTCTCTTTTTTGATAATGTTCCCCAGGAATCAGGGGTACATAAGATTTGCCTGGCAGATAAAAAAAGTGCTCAGTTAGCGGCTGAACTGATTTTACAACATCCCTATCAATCAATTCTCGCCATCTTTGGCAATCCGGCATTATCGATCACTAAAAAAAGGGAAGCCGCATTGAAAAATGCGTTCCAATCACATCCACATATTTCCTTACTGATCGAACATGCCAATAGCTCTGATGAAGCAAAAAACATTTGTCATGAGATGCTCAATAAACATCTTCCGGATATTATTTTCTGTATGAGTGATGAAGTGTTGATCGGTGTATTAAAAACCATTCAGGAGAAAGGACTTCGTTATCCTGATAATATTGCTTTACTCACCATCAGCAATGGTACCATTCCCAGGCTCTTTCATCCACAGATCACCTACATTGAAACTAGTGGCGAAAAACTTGGTAAAGCTGCTTTTGCACATATGCTCAATTGCATACAAACCAAACATGCACCAACTGAATTATTGGTCGATGCAGTGCTGATCAATGGTGGATCACTTTAAACATCATAAACAAAGAATCATGAATGTAACATGATGAACTATAGAAAAATACTTCACCATTCAGTACGCTATGTCCATCATTTCAATGTGCCGATTGCTTTTGCAAAAATCGCACTCAGTCCTTCATCGGCTCTGCCTGCTACTTCTATGATCTCTGAAATGTTTACGGGCTGTAGGTGATCCGGATCACACTCATCGGTGATCACACTCACAGCAGCACAACGCAAGCCTATATGATTGGCCACGATCACTTCCGGAACAGTACTCATGCCCACCATATCTGCTCCTGCTGCACGTAAATAACGATACTCAGCCCTTGTTTCCAGATTAGGTCCCTGCACTGCTACATACACACCATGTAACAATTCTTTTTGTGTAGCATGTGCTGCTTTGATGAGTTGTTGACCAATTCCATCATCATAAGGTTTACACATGTCTACAAAGCGATTCCCAAATGCTGGATCATTCAATCCACGCAATGGATTTTCGGGTAATAAATTGATATGATCATTGATCAATACCATATCTCCTTTCTTAAACAATGGATTCATGCCTCCTGCCGCATTACTCAATAATAAAAACTGAATACCCAATGCTTTCATGACTCTGATCGGAAAAGTAATTTGCTGCATACTGTATCCTTCATAATAATGAAAGCGCCCTTGCATGGCCATCACTTTTTTTCCTTGAACCGTACCATAGATCAATTGTCCTTTATGAAATTCTACGGTAGCTGTCGGAAAGTGAGGAATCTCGTGATAAGGAATGGTAAGACTGATATCAATGTGTTGTATAAAAGAGCCCAAACCAGTTCCCAATACAACCGCTACTTCCGGATTTTGAAACCCTTTTTCTCTTAAAAAAGACGCGCATTCGTCAACCTTTTGCAACATATTCTCCATAATAACCAGTAATTTTTCAATCTGTAAATTAAAACTATCTGCGTTCAATGAACGTATTTATTATATGCAAAGATTGTTCCTCTTTATAATGAGTATCATACCATTGATGGGAACTACTATTCCTTCCAGTGCTCAAACAATGCAACCGATAGAAAAGATATCATTCACAAAAGTATCCCAGCAACTATTACTTCAGGTAAAAAGAAGAGAATCACCGGATTCTTTGGTCCAACTCTTACAACAGATTTCAGCTGAAGAACTGCATCAAGCACTTAATACGGATGATCAGAAAAAAGCTTTTTGGTTAAATATCTATAATGCATTTACCCAATTATCATTAACAAAGAATCCGGAAAAGTATAAAAAACGCGGACAATTCTTCGGACAAAAAAATATTGTGATCGCCGGAGAGAAATTAAGTCTTGATCGTATTGAACATGGATTATTGCGTCGTTCAAAAACGAAATGGAGTTTGGGTTATGTTAATCGTTTATTCCCTTCCTCTTTTGAAAAGAAACATCGGGTTGACACTGTTGATTACCGAATTCATTTTGCGTTGAATTGTGGCGCAAAAAGTTGCCCTCCCATTGCCTTCTATCGACCAGAACAACTAAATCAGCAATTGGATTTGGCAACGCGTGTATACTTAAGGAATGAAGCAGTATATGACACTGCCCATAATAAGTTGAAATTACCCGCCATCATGGGATGGTTCAGAGCTGATTTCGGAGGAAAGAAAAAAATGAAAGAACTATTAAAGAAGATCAGTGTTATCCCTAATGAGTCAAACCCTTCGATCTCTTTTAAAAAATACGACTGGAATCTTTATTTAGATAATTACAAAACCGACTAACATGGCTAATCATTATTACAATGCTGAAGATCTTGGAAAATTTGGTGCTATTGGTGAGTATCAAAAAGAAATGGCGGATAAATTCTTTGCATGGTATGGCGAAGTATTCAAAGACAGTGCACTGAGCGCACGCGAAAAATCATTGATCGCACTTGCTGTTGCACATGCAGTACAATGTCCATATTGTATTGACGCTTACAGCAGTGATGCTTATGAAAAAGGATGGAGTGAAGCACAAATGATGGAAGCTGTTCACGTAGCATCTGCTATTAAAGGAGGAGCAGCATTGGTACATGGTGTTCAAATGATGAATAAGGTGAAATCCATTTCCATGTAATGCTTGAACAAAGCAGAAATACATACACATGAAATCATTAAAAGCTTTGCAACACGCTTTAGCGGATGCAGGACATCAGATCGATATTTTAGAACACGAAAAAAACTTACCGCTTTTCACGGATAAAATGAAAGCAGTGGGTTTATTTCCGTTGCTCCCTAAAGAACCTGAGATCTTTCAGGTCAACGTTGGAAAAATGTGTAACCAGGTTTGCAAACATTGTCATGTAGATGCCGGTCCAGACAGAAAAGAGATCATGACCAAAGAAACCATGATGCTTTGCTTAAGTGTTCTGGAAAAAAATCCTTCTTTCACAACAGTGGACCTAACAGGTGGAGCTCCTGAAATGAATCCTGATTTCAGATGGTTTGTATCTGAGATCAAAAAACTAAACAGACATATCATTGTTCGCTGTAACCTTACCATCATTCTGGCCAATAAAAAATACCACGACCTTCCAGAATTCTTTAAACAACATGATATCGAAGTTGTGTCTTCACTTCCCTTTTACACTCAAGATAGGACAGACAGACAAAGAGGTAATGGTGTTTTTGAAGATTCGATCAAAGCACTACAAATGTTGAATGCTGTGGGTTATGGTATTGACGGTACCGGATTATCCTTAAACCTGGTATACAATCCGGCTGGCGCTTTTCTTCCGCCTTCACAAACTGCATTAGAAAAGGAATATAAAGATGCTTTATTGGAACGATACAATATTCATTTCAATCAGTTGTATGTGATCACCAATATGCCCATCAGTCGTTATCTGGATTATCTTTTGGTGAGTGGTAACTACAGCGCTTATATGGAAAAACTGATACAGGCTTTTAATCCAGCTGCAGCTGCCAATGTGATGTGTAGGAATACACTCTCTGTTGGATGGGATGGTTATTTATACGACTGTGATTTCAATCAGATGCTTGATTTAAAAGTGGGCTGTTCAGGCGCAGATCATTTATCCAATTATTCATCATCAGCTATTCGTCAACGCGAGATCATTCTCAACCAACACTGTTATGGTTGTACTGCCGGATCAGGATCTAGCTGTGGCGGTGCTGTTACATAAACTAAGATCGATTGAAACAAGCGCTGATCATTTTTGCAAGGAATCCGATTCGCGGAAAGGTAAAGACTCGTTTAGCTGCCACCATGGGAGAAGAAAAAGCGTTATCGATCTATTGCACATTGCTTGAACATACGGTCAAGATCACACAACAACTATTTTGCGACCGATATGTTTTTTATGCAGATGGTATTTCTTTGAATGATCACTGGCTGGATAATGTGTACGTGAAAAGGAATCAAGCTGACGGTGATCTCGGCACTCGCATGCATCATGCTTTTGATACTTTGTTTCAAGAGTCGTATGATCAAATGATCATTATCGGCACGGATTGTTTTGAACTAACAGAAGACATCCTTCAACACGCATTTACTGCTTTACAGAATTATGAAACAGTTATCGGCCCTTCCGCAGATGGCGGCTACTATTTACTTGGCATGCGTCAATTTTATCCTTTTCTTTTTGAAGAGAAAACATGGAGTAGTGATACAGTTTACAGCAGTACCATTGAACAACTAGAAATGCATCAGATCAGTTATAAGCAACTTCCGATACTGAACGATATCGATACAGAAGAAGACTGGAAACAACATCTTTCAAAACTCAACGATAATTAAGCAATTTCTTGTATCGTTTTGCCATCGCTTCTTGCGTTGCTCCTTTTTTATACATACGGATAATTTCATAATTCGCTGTCTGTACCCTTAACCAGCTATTGGTATCATATTTTCTGGCAGATATCAGTGCAGTAGATGAAAATATTTTATATCGTGCTCCTGTAGCTTTTGCACGTGTAACAATATCATAATCTTCCATGATACGCATACTACCATTAAACCCACTGATCTGATCAAAAAGCGATCGTTGCATGAAAAGCGTCTGATCTCCTCCATAACATATGAATAGATCAAACCGGGTAAACCACGCATTGAAAAGTAAAATCTTTTTATTGGAATCAAACTTTGTACGATAACGTCCAAATGCATAGCCCTTATTGATCGCCGAAAGAATATCGGAAGCGTAAGTAACAGGCGGAAAGGTATCTGCATGTACAAAATAAAAAACAGAACCTGTCGCAAGCGTCGCTCCATGATTCATTTGAGCTGCCCTTCCTTGATACGGAGATAAAGTCGTTATTGCGCCGGCTGCTGCTGCAATTGATATAGTATCATCAACGCTGCCACCATCAGAAACGATGATCTCTTTAATAGAATCCCCTCCATGCTTTTGTAAATAGGAGATTAATCTGTTGATTCCATTTGCTTCGTTATAAGTAGGTATGATGATGCTGATACTTTGCATACAGTTCAATTACATTATAATAAACGAATAAACAAACTTAATTGATTCCTGTTTGGATCGCTGAGATAAAAAAATAATGGCACCTTTTCAGATGCCACTATCCATTTACTGCTTGCAACAATAAATGCTGCTATATTTTTTGCTGAGTATAGCCTATTTGTTCTTACGAATGAAAAGATCACCACTCCAGGATTTCACCATTACTTCTGTTCCACCACCATTGATCTTTCCTGTTATCCACGCATCTTTTGTGATTTTATAAGTACCTCCTGAATTACTTTTCACAGGAGCTGCAGAAGATTTATCCATCGCCACTTCAAAATCACTGAAGATCTCACCCTGATCGGTTTTCATTTTTAGGTTAGCTTTTATAGACGCGGGAAAATTGAGATTTACATCTCCATTAAATGTAGAGAATGCCATCGGCTTCCCTTCTGTTACATTCGTAAATGCTGCTGTGATATCACCATTCACCGTATTTGCTACCGCTGTACCTGAAATACCGGATACTTTGATGTCTCCATTCACATTGTTCAGCTCAAGTTCTCCTTTGATATTGCTCACGATAATATCTCCTTCATTCAAAGTATTCAAGACCAGTGTACCATTCACAGGAACTTTGATATCAAGATCGATCTTCCTCATCATGCTATGATTGCTGATAGTGACCTCATTATTCTTTTCAACGGCATTGATCTCATAACCTGATGATGCCCCGATCCGCTTTAATCCAGATACTTTTTGATCGTTCTTTTTAGATTTTTTATCTTCTTCTACCTCAACATTGATGATCATGTTATCTCCGCTATGACCAGTCACTTTGATAGAACCACTGAGTAATCCTACCACAAGTTTATACGGCTTACCCGGACTACTTAACGCCACTGTCAATTGTTCTTTTTCAACTCCCTGTGCGATCAACCCTGTCGAAAAAAGAATACACAACAGAGCGAGGGTATATTTTATTGTTTTCATGTTTTTTGATTTATGATTTCTTGATATAAACATTTCCATTGAGCGTTTCAAAATTGAATCGATTACCTCCGGTTCCGATCCTTACCGCATTTCCTTTGCTGATCTTATACAAAGTACTATTGGACTTGGTTTCTGTATTTTTCTCCAACGTATTACTGATCGGTTCAACATTTTCAAAGTCTGTAAAATATTTTCCATTCATACTTTTAAAATAGAGATCAGCATTGAGTCCATTTTGGTATTTCACGGTAATATCACCATTGATCGTTTTATAGTTGGATGCAGCTGGTGGATTGGTAAGATAACTCACTGTAACATCCCCATTAACGGTTGTTGCTTTAGTGACTCCCTTTGCATGTTCTACATCTATCTTACCGTTTACATTGGATACAAACAATGCTCCATGCACTTCTTTTACATAGACATTTCCTTCATTGATCGTAGATACACGTAATCGCATTTGATGTGGCACTTTTACTACGAAGTCTAATTGATATTTATAACGAATCGATTTACTGTCTTCATTTCTACTCCATTGCTGATTAGGTCTGGAATCATGGGGAGCTGCGATATATACAATAATACTATCACCCTGTTGTTCCATCTCAAAACGAAATTCTTGTTTCCCCTTCGTTACTTCTTCAGGATATTTTGATGTGATATTCTTATCGATCTCTAACAAGACTTTATCACCATTATAACCTTCTACTTTTATGGACCCGAAAATATTATAGATCGCTAATACGGCATTCGTACTATTCGGATTAACATTGAATTGCTTTGAGATATGCTCTTTTGCTTCCTGCGCAGATAGACTCATGCAGGCACAAAGAGATA
Above is a genomic segment from Sediminibacterium sp. KACHI17 containing:
- a CDS encoding RagB/SusD family nutrient uptake outer membrane protein is translated as MKNILKSRFVPVVAAVAALTVSCSKLDPKLEAPNSIAPNSGSGAPTPPSIAAVYEQLNQLTGGQGNWFGLQEHSTDEIMGPTRGTDWDDFGTWRRLHLHTWGPDHNQINDTWNGLNGALFQTTLVAETATGLTKAEGQFLRAFFRLLVCDIYGQVQTRPATAAANAIPDVLTRSAAIDAVIAELEAAVPNLPAYDRNNRGQATKEAAWALLAKAYLNKAVYKQDPASPAGPFTFAPADMNKVIEYCNLVAANVNLSLDPQYWDNFKWNNGTASSENIFVRKAGSDARAGNGANLVWQTCQSWHYNQRPSSWNGFVTLSQFYDSFEDVDVRKSTPLAGYTNLVGSNAGFLVGQARGPVKPSNPKEPGVIGDPIGDLYDRSGNPLVFTRTASIFFNGEASGIRVNKFPLDPATINDGAWGSQNEFPFLRFADVRLMKAEALLRGGTTGANGETPLTIVNSIRTLRGASPLTAVTLTSLLAERGRELYLEGHRRTDMIRFGRFNAPVEERPNASEAYKAVYPIPTTALASNPNLKQNVGY
- a CDS encoding purine-nucleoside phosphorylase — protein: MENMLQKVDECASFLREKGFQNPEVAVVLGTGLGSFIQHIDISLTIPYHEIPHFPTATVEFHKGQLIYGTVQGKKVMAMQGRFHYYEGYSMQQITFPIRVMKALGIQFLLLSNAAGGMNPLFKKGDMVLINDHINLLPENPLRGLNDPAFGNRFVDMCKPYDDGIGQQLIKAAHATQKELLHGVYVAVQGPNLETRAEYRYLRAAGADMVGMSTVPEVIVANHIGLRCAAVSVITDECDPDHLQPVNISEIIEVAGRADEGLSAIFAKAIGTLK
- a CDS encoding arsenosugar biosynthesis-associated peroxidase-like protein, which produces MANHYYNAEDLGKFGAIGEYQKEMADKFFAWYGEVFKDSALSAREKSLIALAVAHAVQCPYCIDAYSSDAYEKGWSEAQMMEAVHVASAIKGGAALVHGVQMMNKVKSISM
- a CDS encoding SusC/RagA family TonB-linked outer membrane protein, which codes for MNLSKLVRPALVGLLACVFTLFAQAQTKTVTGKVTDSKDGSPLAGASVLVKGSTTGAQTGADGTFKITVPSSARTLTVSYAGYASADVNISASNTANVSLTASADALADVVVVGYGTRKSKDVTGSVSRVTEKDFNKGQIASPEQLLQGRTAGVLVTPSTGEPGAAATINIRGTGSISGAQEPLYVIDGVPLIQGGTLGTNGSGVEGGTTAKNPLIFLNPTDIESITVLKDASAAAIYGSRGANGVILITTKQGKGGKGGVFSYGASTTLAQTARRYDLMNAQDFLLAAKKANIDGGASPDAAAAAVVGIDRGANTDWQDVIFRTAISQNHNLSWSMSNKGTSVRLSGSYDNQEGIIKNTGLERLTGRANISQKLFNDKLKLEANMTMSRTENSYAPLSNNAGYQGSLLGAALQFNPTNPIYNSDGTFYQPGDQRNPAQMLAYFTDNDYINRFLGNFSASYQITKDLSYKVVLGLDNSKSQRTSFADPRLGSNAYGGTINVFGKDYGNGIQGNGRTTRQNLETKSTLVEHYLTYDKTFNEKHAINAIAGYSYQSFENRYNASFGWGLKTPVTGPNDVFVKDYNAFTNYANFVPGYDKNELQSVFGRLNYTYNDKYFLTVTVRSDGSSKFGSNNRYATFPAFAFKWRALEESWMQNIFGGFLSDLSFRANYGKLGSQDNLGSYAALNLQQTFDVGSGPVTRFIQQGNPDLKWEEVATTGFGVDFTTKDKRLSVTLDYYNNKRTNMLFFAPTPGGFAPTANWWINLDGKVINKGWEASVNYRAIQGKKFSWDISYNMTTVNNNIEGLPTPINTGAVSGQGLTGAFAQTLTNGSSIFTWSMPVFNGFDGNGNARYGNGAANRLVGSALPTFFAGLTNNFSYGRWNLSVFLNAITGFHVYNNTANALFLKGSLRNARNVTYEVGNGPENPFNPGSVSTRFLEKGDFIRLANVNLSYAFNLKKNSLFKSMSVFASGQNLALITGYSGIDPEVNVDKNINGIPSRGFDYTQYPRPRIITVGLNVGF
- a CDS encoding DUF547 domain-containing protein; the protein is MQRLFLFIMSIIPLMGTTIPSSAQTMQPIEKISFTKVSQQLLLQVKRRESPDSLVQLLQQISAEELHQALNTDDQKKAFWLNIYNAFTQLSLTKNPEKYKKRGQFFGQKNIVIAGEKLSLDRIEHGLLRRSKTKWSLGYVNRLFPSSFEKKHRVDTVDYRIHFALNCGAKSCPPIAFYRPEQLNQQLDLATRVYLRNEAVYDTAHNKLKLPAIMGWFRADFGGKKKMKELLKKISVIPNESNPSISFKKYDWNLYLDNYKTD
- a CDS encoding LacI family DNA-binding transcriptional regulator; translation: MTNTTLKKISEILGISISTVSRALKHHPDISVKTREKVIELARTLDYEPNANAVQLRTKNSRLLGLMVPTISNYFYETFIAAVEEDARKNGYAVMILQSGNDPLIEAENLKLFRQNRVSGVFVCLSSNTKDMSSFEKMYELEIPVLFFDNVPQESGVHKICLADKKSAQLAAELILQHPYQSILAIFGNPALSITKKREAALKNAFQSHPHISLLIEHANSSDEAKNICHEMLNKHLPDIIFCMSDEVLIGVLKTIQEKGLRYPDNIALLTISNGTIPRLFHPQITYIETSGEKLGKAAFAHMLNCIQTKHAPTELLVDAVLINGGSL